CAGTTAGAAATAACAACAACTCCATCAGAATATTAAGTAGCAGCCTAACTGTTGGCTCATAGTTGTTGTAGCCTATCCTGAtcctttaacttttaattccatcttccacTGATTAGATATCACACAACTCTTTCCATGGAGGCTCTATGACGCGTTGATGGTTTATGATTGACCAACAAGCAGCAGCATAAATTATACAATttatctctctctactgtagcatTCGCCTTTCGAATACGTACGGGTCCTTTCGGACAAGTCAGTTCAAATGAAACATACCCGAGACCCCTGACAATCATATCAGAGCcgtgacattatttagaattcaggATCCAGACCCAATCGGGTCCCGGATCGGTTCTCTGTATTCGGGTACAGGTGGATCTATGAAGACCTCTAATGCCCAGCACAACATCATTCCCCTCTACATAAAAGCTACACATCAAGGATCTGACGATCTGGCTCATATTAAAAGCTGTCTgtgaggagtgacagacagacagacagacagacagacagacagacagacagacaggggtaagTGTTATGATGAGTTTATAAGGTGGGCTGCACTGCTAGGGATGTTGGGTGACTGAATGACTGCCACACCCGCAGTTATGAGCCATGACCACAGTAAAATTTCATTTGACCATTAAGTCACAGTAATCTCATTTTTATGTACTCTAGACATGCTTTGGTTGTACCCAACATGATTGtgccgttatacaatacatagcctaccgcatattacgcatggcagaaaacaaatgaaacaaaactgatttaaaatgtcttggtacataattggtctagcctatgcTCCAAAATTAAGCTCATTTGAGTAATCGCCTTTGAGTGTGGACCGTATTATTAtacatactggatggactggttaccttatgttACTCTCCAAAATgtctatccatgagtctgggagagaacgtatagCCAGTCCTAGgtgatgctgttggttcattgttTGTGCAGGGCGGTTTACAGTTAGCCTACAGTTAGcctgattttgaatagcctagtaatagggctttttaaaaatattttcataattaattgaGACTCACATTACCTTCAgctatacagaatatctcaccatcaCGCATTTCCATCTCCTCCGCTCTCGCCTTTATTCCTTTTCCTGAGAGCACAGacgggctgtcaacagtttagtgaaatatgttttgttgcGAAAAGACGTTACTATTGATGTTCCctaacagatttcacttggtttcccaaatgaagcaTTGAGTAGCTACAGGAACAAGGTTTGAGAGCCCGTGGTATACAGAGTTTGGAGGAAAATATCACGTGTCGGGGTAGagagagcatgctcctcaaacagtggttgatgggTGGAATGAAATAAGTCTTCTtctatttatttctcagctgctcatattaAGCTCATGCTCCGCTATAAAACGGAAGTAGACTACAAAACGGACTGACGGGAAGCAcggcctccattcgctatttgagCACATACAGATGACATGCatttttccccctgcccctgtttctgcccctgttcctgcccatttaATAATGGGCAATTCTAAATCGAAACAAATTTGAGTAAAGACAAGATAAACACAATCTTTTCTTagaaaagacaagattaaattgagaatagtctgatgggtgtaaatatgatcaccTGATgagaaaacagctgtgcagcctgaggcaaggaacagagccCAAGCTTTTTTTGTTACTTTCTCAATTCATCAATATcctatagtcgcatcatgcagcccatatatgttttgatttctaagacattctaaggtttgtatcattcacaactaaagttgccaaataactctaaagctagcatataggacctgtttcaaatcatCATTTTATGATCAACGTGGCTCTGTAATGGggaaaaaatatcctttctattttattgagTTCTATTATATTCGTATTACTATAAAATcggataaaataaaataatagcaTGGGACTTATAAGCATGtcttgtcagctaaatgaacaagcctgcagcctatggcatggagcatagccagataacacacAGTAGGCCAgatcatattctgttcttctgaaagacATTTTCATTTGATAACATTTCCTTAGACCTGACTAagataaatcatggatttattgtgatgatgtatattaaattgatttataatactttttttaaatgtagatgatCCAAAAGCGcacatcagtggcttgtatgcGTGGAGACCTGGAGATACTAAACGTGTTTGTGTCAATTATCGGTcgattaccgtgagaccggcagtcttttgcaCGGCAATAACCGTCTGGCAAAATGgcatgactgccacagccctatgCACTGGTCCTACCTGCGGGGGCCAGCTCCACGTCTCGCTTGACAAAGGCTTTTCTCTTCTCCTCCAGCAGCTGACTGGGGATCAGCCCAGCACTTCCTCCCTCCACACAACGACGAGCCTGACAGACCCACAGGATGATTCTCTCATCAATACTTAGACCCACCAGCACGCACACCGTGTACCGATAGGCACAAGTAGACGAATACAGAGGCTGATAGTATTGACAACAGAAGCAATACACAAAACAAGTTGTGTTACATGCAGTACAGTACATGGCAAAATAATCCCTATGGACCCACCTGCCACCAGTTGAGGTCATCCTGATTGACGATCTGCAGGATGTCACCGGTGTAGAACTTAAGCCCTGCCTCTTTACACGGGATCAGGTTGTCATTGGCCGGGTCGTAGTCATAGTGACACTTCACAAACACCTGTGGGGAACAGGAAGTACATACATACAGATGGTTACGAGTCTGTTACTGTTGGATAGTGTTGAACATTTCGTACCAAATTAAAAAAGCGAAGCTCGATTTGTGCACACTTCTAACTTGCAAAGTTTACATTTGTTTATCGAAGTGGATGTTTTCCTCTAGATCATGCAGTATGTGCATTCAGAGTATACAGCTGTATACAGTATTCCAGCTGATCAATGCCATTATCAACAAGAACGCATAAAAACAAACGACTCTCTATAATCCTCAGTTGAACTACGTTACTGTAAATATCAACACTTCCTCAGCAGCCATAACAGCCTTCTGCTGACAACTGGTTTGTACTTTCAGACTATCTTCCCATCCCTCTTTTTCCACAGCCTTCCAGCCACGGAACGAGTGAAGATAAAAGGAAAGAAATCCCCCAAAAGACATACTGTAAGGAAAAACTCAGCCCCCTCCGCCTTGTGGTATCCATGACAACAGAGGCCGGAGAATGAGGGGGTGAGTTCTAGCAGACTGGTGCCTTGGTACTTTATTGCTAACTCTGGTACTTTATTGTTAACTCTGGTACTTTATTGCTAACTCTGGTACTTTATTGTTCACTCTGGTACTTTATTGTTAACTCTGGTACTTTATTGTTAACTCTGGTACTTTATTGTTAACTCTGGTACTTTATTGCTAACTCTGGTACTTTATTGTTCACTCTGGTACTTTATTGCTAACTCTGGTACTTTATTGTTAACTCTGGTACTTTATTGTTAACTCTGGTACTTTATTGTTCACTCTGGTACTTTATTGTTCACTCTGGTACTTTATTGTTCACTCTGGTACTTTATTGTTCACTCTGGGACTTTATTGTTCACTCTGGTACTTTATTGTTCACTCTGGTACTTTATTGTTCACTCTGGTACTTTATTGTTCACTCTGGTACTTTATTGTTCACTCTGGTACTTAATGTTCGCTCTGGTACTATATTGTTCACTCTGGTACTTTATTGTTCACTCCGGTACTTATTGTTAACTCCTACCTGTCCTGGCGCGTGGCCCTCCTGATAGCTAGGGAGGATCTTGAGCACCACGCTGCCGCTGGCATCCTGCAGCATCTCCTGCAGAACCCTCGGGTCCTCACCCACCTCCTTCCCGTTCACCTCCTTGATGATGTCACCCGCGTGGAGGAGTCCCTGTTGGTCGATCATCCCTCCGTGGAGGATCCTGGCAATCACCAGCTCCCCTGCCTCCACACGGAAAGTCACGCCCTGAACAGGTTCAAAACATATAAACTAATGAGTATGTGTGGCATGGGGTGTTTATACTTTGGCacaaactctctcctctcttaatTGTCCTTCTACAATGTCCTATATGTTCAATCAAATATCTAAAATGACAAAATAATGGGAATTCCCTCTCTTGAAAAAAGGACATGAATGAGGATACACTATGGCCACAATTATACACCATGGTTAAAACCACTAGCCTGTTTGTGATTCAGCCAAAGAAGGAAGAGTTGACTAAAACACCTAAACTCTGGGTGCCATGCTATCTATAACAGATAGGTGATAGACAAAGAGCAAGGCGGTACTAACCAAGTGTTCACCAGCCACTTTGCGGATGCCCACCATCCGGACGGCATCTGGGGGCACGGGCTGGTTGCTGACAGGGAGCTCCATGTAGGCACAGGGGCTGGGGGGAGGGGTGTCACACACCTGGGACGCCACCGAGTCATGGGTCTCCAGCAGAGACTGGGAACCAGTCGgcagagagagaacattagattGACAGCAGACTGAGGCTACAAGAAATACTTTCATAAGACTAAATAGTGGAGTATGTGATGAAGGACATTTCTTCTCTGCACGTCTAGGTAGGCGTATGCGTGCATTGATGTCCACATGAGTGTGTGGTTtaatgggtgtgggtgtgtgtgcgcactATGTGTGCTTCTGCGTGTGTACCTGAAAGTGGGGTTCGTTGAGGATGCGCGTGAGCTCTGCTGCGCTGTTGCTTTGGTGTGTGAAGGGACTCAGCTCTCTGAGGATCTCCTCGACCAGCTCTACGTTGTTGTCCCTCACCGCCTCTAACCTGGTCTCCTCCAGACTCTCCGGCTCCTACGGGACATTTTGTTTTAAATTATTATATCTTTTTtgtaattgaacctttatttaactaggcatgtcagttaagaacaaattcttatttacaatgacggtctaccaaaaggcaaaaggccatcTGCGGGGAGGGGGattgggattaaaaatacaaataaattcaataaaaatataggacaaaacacacatcacgacaagagagacaacactaaaAGGAGACACAAGGAGACATAAGGCATAAGACataaggagacacacacacacacctatactttTATTTGAATACATATTTGAAATACAAATGTATACTTATTAAAGACATGCTCAGGaacttatattttatttattttttttaaacctcccgctttgtgctggatgtgtcaatgtgcagTTCACACATGTATAATCTATGcgcagaattactgttttacctcaataagctatgaaatccctagtttgaaagcgactgtttttctggaagctgtgctgcgACATTTTTCACAAAATTTTCTCCCACGTGGGTCAGCCCCCTAACAATTTGAGTTCTAGCCAATGTTCTTCAGCCCCtcaccatttgagtgacagctagcaaaaTGCACACACaattttcagaactactggctaaaaagtatccAAAAGTACTGGAGAATCTCTTTAAGATGGAAATAAGTATGCTTCAGAATGGTTTTGGGTACTTTAAAAATAGTAAGTACACATACTTTGCACCTTAAAATGTATATCAACATCTTTcaattttattttttgtacttttttttttgttctctGTAACTTTTATCTGATGAATTAAATATTTTTCATCAAAGTAGTGTGTAAGCCATTAATATTTCACAGAAGCTCCAAGATCCGCCCAAAATGTCCTTATTAAGAAAGCTGGCTGACTGACTTTCCCTTTGAAGTTCATTCACAGAGGGAATTGAGTTCAAAGTCAGCTGATCATGTCTTTAATGTAAAAGCACATGTTTGAAAGTAATTCTTGAGAGAATTAGTGGACATTAACAACTGAAGGGATGGGCCAGACACGACCCTGAGGTCTGGGACTGAGTGGCATCTGGCACCAGCCAGGAATTTAGGCTTCTAGCCCAGTGGTTGTCATAAGAGCAGATTTAGGATCACCCTATCCTTCCTTAAACATAAACTTACTATGAAGAAGGATTAAGCAAATCTGTACTGGAATCAACACTTAAGGGCAAAGTGACCCACCTACACAGAGTATATGGTCCTCACTGCCAGACCAAAACTGTAATTTAAACTCTTTGGTAATCATGCCACCTGGTGGACTAGGAGTGCACATACACCTTATATCTGGTTCATTGACAAACTGTGCTTAAAGGCAAATCAATGTCAGGCCTCcattaggagtgctatttttaGTCTGGGCTGTCACTTCTCATTTCCCCTGTAGGggagagcctgtgtgtgtgtgtgtgtgtgtgtgtgtgtgtgtgtgtgtctgtgtgtgcaagagagaagagggagagaaagcttataagaaatcccgctacgccctccgacgaaccatcaaacaggcaaagtgtcaatgcaggactaagatcgaatcgtactacaccggctccgaagctcgtcggatgtggcagggcttgcaaactattacaaaatacaaaggaaagcacagccgagagctgcgcagtgacacgagcctaccagacgagctaaataacttctatgctcgcttcgaggcaagtaacactgaaacatgcatgagagcatcagctgttccggacgactgtgtgatcacgctctctgcagccgatgtgagtaagacctttaaacaagtcagcattcacaaggccgcagggccagatggattaccaggacgtgtactctgaggaTGCAATGACCAacttgcaagtgtcttcactgacagtttcaacctctccctgtctgagtctgtaataccaacatgtttcaagcagaccaccatagtccctgtgcccaagaacactaaggtaacctgcctaaatgactaccgacccgtagcactcacatctgtagccatgaagtgcattgaaaggctggtcatagctcacatcaacaccattatcccagaaaccctagacccactccaatttgcataccaccccaacagatccacagatgatgcaatcaatattgcactccacactgtcctttcacaccttgacaaaaggaacacttatgtgagaatgccattcattgactacagctcagaattcaacaccatagtgcccaaaaagctcatcactaactccaggtggtaagggtaggtaacaacacatccgccacgctgatccaacacacgggggcccctcagggatgcgtgctcagtcccctcctgtactccctgttcacttatgactgcacgactccaacaccatcattaagtttgccgatgacacaacagtggtaggcctgatcaccaagaacgatgagacaacctatagggaggaagacagaaacctgaccgtgtggtgcaaggacaacaacctctccctcaacgtgatcaagacaaaggagatgattgtggactacatgaaaaggaggaccgagcacgcccccattctcatcgacagggctgtagtaaagcaggttgagagcttcaagttccttggcgtccacatcaccaacaaattaacatggtccaagcacaccaagagggaaagagggaaagacaaaacctattccccctcaggagactgaaaagatttggcatgggtccttagatcctcaaaaggttttacagctgcaccatcgagagcatcctgacgggtttcatcactgccttgtatggcaactgctcggcctctgaccgcaaggcactacagagggtagtgcgtacggcccagtacatcactgaagccaatcttcctgccatccaggacctctataccaggcggtgtcagaagaaggccctaaaagttgtcaaagactccagccaccctagtcatagactgttctctctgctaccgcacggcaagcggtaccggagcaccaagtctaggtccaaggggcttctaaacagcttctactcccatgccataagacttcagaacatctaatcaaatggctacccagactatgtgcattgccccccccttctacgctgctgctactctctgttattatctatgcatagtcactttaatttctctacctacatgtacatattccctcaattacctcgacaccggtgcccctgcacattgactctgtaccactaccgtctgtatatagccccgctattgttattttactgctgctctttaattatttgttatttttgtctcttactttttggggtattttcttaaaactgcattgttggttaagggcttgtaagtaagcatttcactgtaaggtctacacctgttgtattcggcgcatgtgacaaatacaatttgatttgattggagagagagagagagcgagattccTCCCATCATCTGGCATCAAAGCGGTCCAGGAGCAGTCATTAGTGCTGGGGCATGACAGTTCCACATCCTCAGATGTCGACTAGTTTGAGATCATATTACCCTCTTCATCAGTCCTCCTTGACACAAGAGATTACCTCATTTAAATAATTAAATTTACTGGCCCCGACTAATAATGAATAAATGAATAACAAAATGATCAAGACCTGTtgtgcttaaaaaaaaaaagatatgtgTCTTAGTAGCCTTTGTTCCAGAACATCCCCCTGTATTTACAGTAACAGTACCCAGACACTTCCCCTTTAATCACTGAGCAAGACTTCAATTAAAAGGTGCACAACCCTTCTCCTCGGGGACCATTAATTAAACAGAAGGCTAAACACCCAATTTATTTCCTAAGCAATTGAATGtttcccctttctgtctcctTTGTTCACAGCCGTGGTTTCCATTCCCCCTCAGCCATGTAGAGTTTTGTAATGACTTACAGCTCTCACTGCTATTTTCATTTGGTAATAAATCCTTGAATGGATTTTGGAAAGGTTGATCCGTCTCACCTTAATACATGTCGGCAGAAGGGGGTTATCAGTTGGAATTACATGCTGTGATGCCTCCCACCTTTAATAGAATGCATGTTCAGAGGGAGGGTGTCAGTTCACATGGCATTGTCTCTGTTGCCATACAGGGGTTGTGAGTTTGTGAAGGCTTGAATGAGTCATAGCTTCTGGGAACGTGCAGTGTCTTTTTGGCACTGACATTTCTTGGTTTTAGGACTGTGGGCCTTATTCAATCACTCTCtctagtttgtgtgtgtatatgtgtgtatgtgtgtgtgtgtgtgtgtgtgtgtttgttagtgtgtgtgtgtaagcctaCATACTAGACCTACATATTTCACCTTTCTCTGACTCACTACGAGGCTCTCTGTAGGCCTGTGTGTGAACACATCCTGCcgtgtttgaatgtgtgtgtactaggcctctctctttctcaccactGGGCTGTCTATGATGCCCTTGAGGAAGATGAGGTCCAGGTCATTGGCGGTGGTGGAGCTGTTGCTGTCACTCAGGGTATCCAGGACCTGGGGGGATACCGctatacacagagacacagaaacacaatTACAGATTCAGAGGAAGGAGTTACACCCAACTTCACACAGCAACATAGGACTGACTGAGTTCAGGACTCACCCTTGTAAAGAGGAAAGTCAAACTTAAAGTTAACGTTTTGGAGGAGTTATCACATTTCTACAGCTAAGGTTCAGGATGATTTCCAGACCATGTGATCTAAGCGGACCATGTGATCTATTTGTGGGGCCCACAAATACTGTAAGAACCTTGAATGGATCATCAATTTTAGCTTTATCTCATAAAACCTTCAGCATGCAGCTAAATGTATAAAGTAAACTATTGTTTTACAGACTTTCAATTCAATTTACACCCCAGTCAGCAAGCTCCCCAAGTTAAACAAGATTTTTATCTGTATGCTGCCTCTGCATTTCTGCACCCAGCTATGAGGGACTAAGGTATGCGTAACTAAGCTATGGGTGACTAACAATGAGTGGCTAAGCTACAGTATGAGTGACTAACAATGCCATATATCTATGCCATTAGCATTTTGTTAGCATGCCACTCGCCAGTAAAGGATATAAggactttaaaaatatatatacagtaccagtcaaaagtttggacacacctactcgttcacgggtttttctttatttttactattttctacattgtagaataatagtgaagacaccaaaactatgaaataacacatatggaatcatgtagtaaccaaagaagtgttaaacaaattaacatttattttatattttatattcttcaaagtagccaccctttgccttgattacagctttgcacactcttagcattctctcaagcaggttcacctggaatgcttttccaactgtcttgaaggagttcccacataaggTGAacagttgttggctgcttttccttcactctgcggtccaactcatcccaaaccatctcaattgggttgagatcgggtgaatgtggaggccaggtcatctgatacaggactccatcactctccttcttggtcaaatagcgcttacacagactggaggtgtgttgggtcattgtcctgttgggaaaaaaatgatagtcccactaagcacaaaccagatgggatggcgtatcgctggataagtgtgccttgaatgctaaataaatcactgacagtgtcaccagcaaagcacacccacaccatcatacctcctcctccgtgcttcactgtgggaaccacacatgcagagatcatccattcacctactctgcgtctcacaaagacacggtggttggaaccaaaaatgtcagactcatcagaccaatggacagatttccaccggtctaatgcaaattgctcgtgtttcttggccaaagcaagtctcttcttattattggtgtccttaagtagtggtttctttgcagcaattctaccatgaaggcctgattcacgcagtctcctcagaacagttgatgttgagatatgtttgttacatgaactctgtgaagtatttatttgggctgcaatttctgaggctggtaactctaatgaacttatcctgcagcagaggtaactctttgcttatttgagcgattcttgccatgatatggacttggtcttttaccaaatagggctatctgctgtgtaccacccctgattggctcaaacacattaagaaggaaagaaattaaacaaattcacttttaacaaggcacacctattaattgaaatgcattgcagttgactacctcatgaagctggttgagagaatgccaagagtgtgcaaagatgtcatcatggcaaagggtggctactttgaaaaatctttaatataatatatatttggatttgtttaacactttttttggttactacgtgattccatatgttttatttcatagtttttatgtcttcagtattattctacaatcaaTGGCCGTATACTATAATGTCATAGTATCTCATGTATGGTCTGCCCAAGATCTCAGTTGACCATCTTCTGCTATTGATTAGAAACAGTCAATGTTGTGGTATCGCTCTCACAGAGAAAATAAAAGTACCCATACAGCATCTTCTCTCTATATCACTGCTGGGTAGCATTTGTgtatcttaaaggggcaatcagcagttgaaacaataacaaagtgttttCCAACcactgtttcagtaaaaagctgaggggatgaggctggagaaatgtaatcactctcaaattcacagacagatggatgcaaggactgaccatccatgatatcaacattatcaTGTTAACCATGTTTAGAGGCTCCacggtgtttgtttacatttactttgtttaaaaaactttggagtaaaacaagcttatttggggttctgatggtgtACGGCACTTGAACtatgctcatgaggcatttataagttatattcttcaagaatgaaTGGTACATATACAtttatttataagttatattcttcaagaatcaatggtacATATACATTCatgtataagttatattctttaagaatcaatgggtacatatcattcatttataagtcaaCAAATGAATGTAGCAACTCTAGATTGCCCTTTAATGTAACGTGCGACCCAAGACTCCCTCCACCAAAGCCCAAAACTTATGCAGAAAAGATGGCGGCAGCTATCTGGACAAGCAGTGAAAAATGGGTCTACTTCCAGGAAGTAACAGTGTCAGTTCAATCTCCATTTAGGGGCCACATTATATGGTTTCATTAAGGTAGACCTTTTTTGGCTGCGGCAGTGAGAAACTGTGGGTCTTAATGGCtgtgtggtgtgtttatggaTGTGGGTGTCATATAGAATGTGCGACGGCCCCATTTATCAGAGCTACAGGGAAAGGTAATGGGGTTGggtaagggaggagaggaggaagagggggatagaggaaggaaaggagggatggagggaggaaagtAGGGAATGGAGGAAggaaaggaagggagaggaaaACAAAACTCACCAGGCTCTGTGCCAGTCGACGCCACAGGCATGTTGAGGCTTTAGTTAAACTGTGTCAGCTGccggcagagaggagaggaagagagagagaaagaaagagagagagcgatctAGAGAGAAAGATAGGAGGGGGGGAACATTAATAAACATTTCGTTTCATCAAAAATTAATTTGTATTGAGAGTGTTCCCTCGTGAGCCAGAACAGACATCCATTTTGAATGCAGTCATCAAAGCTAAAATGTATGGTAGAGGCCTTCACGGATCTAAACAATTGGACCCGTTCTGAAATGGACCTGGGGCTTTCCCATCCGGAACCGATATGcataaattaatttaaaaaatataaaacttGTTCCGAACGGACCCGAGGACAACTAGACCC
Above is a window of Salmo salar chromosome ssa03, Ssal_v3.1, whole genome shotgun sequence DNA encoding:
- the LOC106600860 gene encoding MAGUK p55 subfamily member 2 isoform X2, yielding MPVASTGTEPAVSPQVLDTLSDSNSSTTANDLDLIFLKGIIDSPVEPESLEETRLEAVRDNNVELVEEILRELSPFTHQSNSAAELTRILNEPHFQSLLETHDSVASQVCDTPPPSPCAYMELPVSNQPVPPDAVRMVGIRKVAGEHLGVTFRVEAGELVIARILHGGMIDQQGLLHAGDIIKEVNGKEVGEDPRVLQEMLQDASGSVVLKILPSYQEGHAPGQVFVKCHYDYDPANDNLIPCKEAGLKFYTGDILQIVNQDDLNWWQARRCVEGGSAGLIPSQLLEEKRKAFVKRDVELAPAGNLCTGVAGKNKKKKMMYLTTKNAEFDRHELLIYEEVAKVPPFRRKTLVLIGALGVGRRSLKNKLMLSDPQHYGTTIPHTSRKPKSGEREDQMYAFTSRSKMEADIKNGRYLEHGEYDGNLYGTKMDSIHEVVEAGRICVLDANPQALKVLRTSEFLPYVVFIKAPDFEVLKAMNQSAIETGVVTKQLTDSELKRTVDESTRIQTAYGHYFDLTIVNDNLDESYRNLKAALEKVSATQQWVPVTWVF
- the LOC106600860 gene encoding MAGUK p55 subfamily member 2 isoform X1, which encodes MWELLQDSWKSIPAVSPQVLDTLSDSNSSTTANDLDLIFLKGIIDSPVEPESLEETRLEAVRDNNVELVEEILRELSPFTHQSNSAAELTRILNEPHFQSLLETHDSVASQVCDTPPPSPCAYMELPVSNQPVPPDAVRMVGIRKVAGEHLGVTFRVEAGELVIARILHGGMIDQQGLLHAGDIIKEVNGKEVGEDPRVLQEMLQDASGSVVLKILPSYQEGHAPGQVFVKCHYDYDPANDNLIPCKEAGLKFYTGDILQIVNQDDLNWWQARRCVEGGSAGLIPSQLLEEKRKAFVKRDVELAPAGNLCTGVAGKNKKKKMMYLTTKNAEFDRHELLIYEEVAKVPPFRRKTLVLIGALGVGRRSLKNKLMLSDPQHYGTTIPHTSRKPKSGEREDQMYAFTSRSKMEADIKNGRYLEHGEYDGNLYGTKMDSIHEVVEAGRICVLDANPQALKVLRTSEFLPYVVFIKAPDFEVLKAMNQSAIETGVVTKQLTDSELKRTVDESTRIQTAYGHYFDLTIVNDNLDESYRNLKAALEKVSATQQWVPVTWVF
- the LOC106600860 gene encoding MAGUK p55 subfamily member 2 isoform X3 translates to MWELLQDSWKSIPAVSPQVLDTLSDSNSSTTANDLDLIFLKGIIDSPVEPESLEETRLEAVRDNNVELVEEILRELSPFTHQSNSAAELTRILNEPHFQSLLETHDSVASQVCDTPPPSPCAYMELPVSNQPVPPDAVRMVGIRKVAGEHLGVTFRVEAGELVIARILHGGMIDQQGLLHAGDIIKEVNGKEVFVKCHYDYDPANDNLIPCKEAGLKFYTGDILQIVNQDDLNWWQARRCVEGGSAGLIPSQLLEEKRKAFVKRDVELAPAGNLCTGVAGKNKKKKMMYLTTKNAEFDRHELLIYEEVAKVPPFRRKTLVLIGALGVGRRSLKNKLMLSDPQHYGTTIPHTSRKPKSGEREDQMYAFTSRSKMEADIKNGRYLEHGEYDGNLYGTKMDSIHEVVEAGRICVLDANPQALKVLRTSEFLPYVVFIKAPDFEVLKAMNQSAIETGVVTKQLTDSELKRTVDESTRIQTAYGHYFDLTIVNDNLDESYRNLKAALEKVSATQQWVPVTWVF